In Pseudoalteromonas nigrifaciens, the sequence ATAAAATGGGGTATTGTATTACACGTTTTTAAATATCCCGACTAAACTAAAGCTAAAGGGTATTTATTAGGATAGGGAATGTCGTTAGCTCGCATATATTCTCGTGCTCAGGTGGGCATAAATGCCCCCGAAGTGATTGTTGAGGTGCATTTAGGTAATGGTTTGCCTGCTTTTCATATTGTCGGTTTGCCCGAGGCTTCGGTTAAAGAATCTAAAGACAGAGTGCGTAGCGCACTTGAAAATTCTAAGTTTGGTTTTCCCGATCAACGTATTACTGTTAATTTAGCCCCTGCCGATTTACCAAAAGACGGTGGCCGATTCGATCTTGCTATTGCCGTAGGTATTTTAGTCGCCTCAGGGCAAATAGTGTGCTCTGACATTCATAAATATGAGTTTTATGGGGAGCTGGCACTTAACGGTGAGATACGTGGCGTAAATGCTATTTTGCCCTCGGTGCTTGCTGCTAAAGAGCAGGACCGTTGCTGTTTTTTACCACTGGCAAATGATAGCTTAGCCAGTTTAGTTAACGGGGTTAAACGCAAAGCCGTAAGCTCTATTGCAGAAGTGTGGGGCGATTTACTTAATCAGCAACCACTGCCGTTAAATATACAATACCCAGATTGTACGCAAGCTCCTGATTTTTTGCTTGATTTAAGTGATGTGAAAGGCCAGCCTGGGGCAAAGCGAGTACTCGAAATTGCCGCTGCAGGAGGCCATAACTTACTATTTTTAGGACCCCCTGGTACGGGTAAGTCAATGCTGGCTCAACGTATGGCAACCATTATGCCAACCATGTCAGATGATGAAGCAATTGCTACTGCGGCGCTTTATTCTATTATTGGCCAGTCGATTGATTTAACTAATTGGCGACAACGGCCATTTCGCAATCCTCACCATACCTGCTCTGCCGTTGCATTAGTCGGTGGCTCGTCAAACCCTAAACCGGGTGAAATTTCATTGGCGCATAATGGCGTGCTTTTTTTAGATGAGTTGCCAGAGTTCGAACGTAAAGTGCTCGATTCGCTGCGTGAACCTATGGAAACTGGTACTGTCACTATTTCGCGTGCGGCAAGGCAAATGGAGTTTCCGGCGCAGTTTCAGCTTATTACGGCGCTAAACCCCAGCCCTACAGGTTGCCATAATGATAAGCGGGCAACGCCTGATCAAGTAATGCGTTATTTGTCGCGTGTTTCGGGGCCGTTTATTGACCGTATTGACTTACAAATTGAATTACCAAGGCTAACGAGTGTTGAGTTACAAAGTAGCAAACCCGAAGAAACCAGTGCAGTAGTAAGAGCGCGAGTAGAGGCTGCTTATTATTTGCAGCTAAAACGCCAAGGTAAAGTGAATGCGCGGTTAAACAATAAAGAAATGAGTATACATTGTGATCTCGCTTCCACTGAGTTGCAGTTTTTAGCCAGAGCGAGTGAAAAACTGGCATTATCGCCACGCTCATACCATAGAATAATTAAAGTAGCGCGTACTATTAGTGATTTAAAAGGGGCGGAGCGTATTAGCTTAAATGAGCTAAAAGAAGCACTTAACTACCGCGCCTTTGAGCGCTTACTAGCGCAATTAACTAAGTACTAAATAGAGAGCATATAACCTTTGCCGCGTACGGTAACAATGCGCTTTTGATCTTTTTCATCATTTAATTTTTTACGCAAACGGCCAATTAACACATCAACAGTACGATCGTTTGGGCTCCAATCAGGCTGGCCTATTTCTTCAGATATTTTTTCGCGAGAAGTTGCTTTACCTGCGTTACCAATTAAACAAATAAGTACTTTATGTTCCGCTTCGGTTAAGCGCGATTCAGCACCTGTAGCTGTAATTAGTGTGCGGTTGTCGGGGTGTAATTTAAAGTCGGCATATTCTATAAACTCTTCGCCGTTATCATCGTTTTTATCATTGTCTGAATTTAAGTGTGCAATGCGTTTATATAAAGCACGCATGCGCAGCTCTAGTTCAAGTAAGTCTACGGGTTTGCATATGTAGTCGTCTGCGCCTTGGGCAAGGCCAGCAATGCGATCGGCCTGTGAATCACGGCTCGATAATAAAATTACGCCAATATCGGTAAGAGTATTTAGCTCTTTTGCAAGTTGTAAGCCGTCGCGCTTTGGTAAAACAATATCAATAATGGCTAATGAAAAAGCACCGCGCAAATTAACTCGCGACCTTATAGTGCTCAGTGCATCGGCGCCAGTAGGGTCAACTTCTATTGTAAACTCGGTATTTGTAAAATGATTTTGGATGCGTTTAACGAGTAATTCGTCGTCCTCAACCAATAAAACATGAATAGTCATAATACTTTATTGTTAATGCTTATAGTTTTCTATGGTAGCACCATTAAGTAAAGGCTGAGAAGGGCGTTTATTGTTTTTAAGTAAGCTAATGTTTCAAAAGTAGTTAATAAGTTTACAGTTTAGAAAATTTAGCACCTTTAGGGTTTTATTAAAGGTGCTATTTAGCCTGCTGTACTCAGAATAAATATCTTAATCTAAGTTCACTTAATTATTAAAAACAATTTAGCGACTAGTCGTTAGGGTAAAGATAATCCCACCATTGTGGCTCATTTTTAAGTTTTTTATCAAAATAAGCTAGCATGGTATTCCACCAATCAAAACGTTTGTCGCGGGCAATAATTTGATGGTTCGCACCTTTGTATTCTATTAACTCTACATCTTTATTAAGTAATTTAAGTGCAGTGTACATAGTTAAGCTTTCGCCAACGGGTACGTTAGTATCACTGTCACCATGAATGAGTAGCATAGGCGTGGTTACTTTATCGGCATTAAATACCGGGCTATGTTTACTATAAAGCTCGGGGTTATTCCACGGAAAGCTGTTTTTAGACGCTTCGCCAGAATATAAGTAGCCCCACCATCCTTCACCCCAGTAAGATGTGAGGTTAGAAATACCAGCATGAGAAATCGATGCGCTAAATAAGTCGGTTTTAGTTGCTAAATGCATAGTCATAAAACCACCGTAAGAGGCACCTAGGTTGCCTACCTTTTTGCTGTCTACATAGTTGTATTTATTTAAAAATGCCTGCGTGCCTGCAATTATATCGTCGCTGGTGTAGTTGCCCCACGCATTAACGTGCTGCGCCGAAAACTTTTGCCCAAAGCCGGTAGCGCCTGTTGGCTGTATTACATAAACCACATACCCGTTTGCCGCCCATAAATTAAACGGATAACGTCCAGTAAAGCCTCGTGTCACTGGCGATGTGCCGCCATAGTAATAAACTAGCGCTGGGTGTTTTTTAGTTTTATCAAGATTATTTGGGATGTAAACACGCCCTGAAATTTCAACGCCATTTTTATTAGTGAAATTAAATTCTTCGAGAGTTGGAATTTGTGTATTTGCATAGCTAAGTGGCTTTGAATCCCAGACTATTTTAGCGGTGTTTTTACTTATATTAAACCGCTTTAATTGTTGTGGACTAGAAGCCGTGGTGCCACTGAGTAATATTTCAATGTTGCGCTCGTTTGAGTAGCTAAACTGCTCAACAATATCTAAACCAGTATTTAATTTTTTAAAGCGCTGCTTACTTAAATCAAATAGGTAGAGCGGTTGGGTGTCGTGCTCAGTAACCTTTAGCAATGCGTCGCCATTGTTTAAAACACTCAGTCTTCCAATTGCCGGATCAAACTGTTTACTGAGTGCTTTAACGTTTTTTCCGCCGTCTGTAAGCAGGTAAAGTTGACCGTCGTAGTTATTCGCTAGCATTTCTTTTGGCAATGCTCTACCTGCCCCATTTTTAAAGTCGGGACCTGCAACAACATACACATCTTTATTGGCGTACTTGGCCTGATTAAAAGTTTTAAATTTACCCAAAGAAGTAAGCTTATTTGATTTTAAATCAAGCTCTACTAGTTCTGTTTCTGGGTGAGTTGACGCTTGCATAGCGACTACAGGGCGGCTCATTAATAGTTTACCGCGCTTATTGTTAAAGTCTTCAAAGCTATGCGAAAGTGGCCCTTGGCTAAGTGTTTTTATTAAACCACTTTGCGTATCAAGCATATAAACTTGGCTTACTGAACGTGCGTATGACCAGCGATCTTGTAACCCTTTATAATGCTTCGTGAGTTTGTCATTACCCTTGTCAGATGCAGGGTTAGACCAACTAAATATTACACTGTGCTCGTTATAAAAGGTAAAACCGCTAGCGCCTTCTAAGCGAGTAGAGAGGGTTTTTATTGATAAATTTTTACGGTTAAGTTGTTTTAATTCACCATTTAGTAAATACACTAAAAAGCGGTTGTCTGGGCTCCAAATAAGGTTGCTTGGTTGTTCTGCCTCAAAGCGATACAGTGTTTGATTGTCGGTGTTTTTAAGTTCAGTTACATTGTTTGCTTGATTTAGTGTTTTATCATTAAAGCGGCGCGTTGTCGTAATATAGTGCTCTGAGTTTGGCGCTAATGATAAGCCGCTAATAGTGGGAGCATCAAATAATTGTTTTGCCGATAAACGCTTAGTTTGTGAAGTACTAAGGGTAATGTTATCGCTCGGTGTTTTTGGTGCAAAGTCGAGTATTACATCGTGCCAATTTGCAACTTGTTGCGCAACAATAATAGCAGTATGACTACCATTATTTAAGGCGAGTTTGTAGCTGCTGTTGTCTGCCTTTTGCAATTCGCCATTTATAAACAATTGCCCTTGTTCAATGCCTTTTAAGGTTAACGTACCTTGGCTAAAACGCGTGGTTTCTATATTAAACTTAAGTGCCTGTAAGCCGCCTAAAGTGAGTGCATTTATTTTATTAAATGGTTGCCAGCTGTGTTTTTTGTCAAACACCGAAAAGTTAGCTACGGGGAGTTGTAGCTGGGGTAATAAGTTACTAATTATGCTATCGCTTTGGGCCGTTTGAAAAGGCTTTAATTGCATGTTTTCAGCCAGTGGACCAATAAATTGAATTTTAGATTTATCAAGCGGCACTGCAAACGCGGCAAAACTTAAGCTGCTAAGAGTAAAAAGGGCAAAGGAGTGTTTAAATAGTTTATTGCTATGACGCCAAAGTGCGTTAAGTTTCATTATTATACCTATTATTATTGAGTCTTTGGCCAAATATAGCATGTATTGTTATCATGCCCATATATTCAACTAAGCGGAGAGCAAATGACATTACTGATAGTTTATATGGTCGTTGCCATTGTTATTTCATTTTTATGCTCAGTAATGGAAGCCGTGCTGTTAAGCATTTCACCTAGTTATGTTGCATTACTGCGTAAAAAGCAGCCTGTATTAGCTAAGCAGCTCGAAAAGCTAAAAAATAATATTGATCAGCCATTAGCGGCTATTTTAACGCTTAATACGGTGGCGCATACCGCCGGAGCCGCTGGAGTTGGGGCGCAAGCAGCTATTGTATTTTCGGATGCAGCAGTAGGGGTTGCCTCTGCAGTGATGACTTTATTTGTGCTGGTGTTTTCTGAAATTATACCTAAAACGTTAGGGGCAAACTATTGGCGAGTACTTACCCCAAGTGTGACTTACTGTTTACGCTTTTTAGTTATATTGCTTAAACCTTTTGTATGGCTTGCACAAAAGCTGACAAATTTAATGGGACCAAAGCATGACCAAGCCTATTATATTCGCCAAGAAATAGAAGCCATGGCCGATATAGGCACTGAGTCGGGGGCGCTGCACCAAGATGAGTCTGAAATAATTCGTAACTTATTACATTTTAGACATGCCAAATTATGCGATTTGATGACCCCACGTACAGTTATTTTTAAAGTTCATAAAGACTTAACCGTAAACGAATACTTGAACCTGCATGGTTCGTCGTCGTTTTCTCGAATATTAGTGTTTGATAAAGACACTGACGATATTATCGGCTTTGTGCATAAAAACGATATTATGTTGGCATGTCATCGCTTAGGTAGCGATTACAAAATTAGTAAACTAGTAAAGCCAATCTATACGGTTCCTAGTTCGCAAAATGCGTCGTCGTTGTTACAAACCTTATTAACAGACCGCACGCATATTTGTTTAGTGGTTGATGAGTATGGCGACGTACAGGGTATTGTTACGCTTGAGGACATGATTGAAGCACTAATGGGTTTAGAAATTGTAGATGAGCGCGATCAGTCCACTAATATGCGTGCGGTTGCGAAGCAGCGTTGGCATAAACGTTTGGCAAATAGTAAAAACTTAGTCACTGAAGAGGATAAACACCCTAGAGGAGACAACTAAAGAGGTCTCCTTATTAGCTTGGGGGTTTATAGTTAATGGTATTTCCTGTCACTTTAATCCAATATTGTGCCCAGTCTATAAATTCACTCTTAGATTTAGGACGACTAAATAAAAATCCCTGTATTGCTAAGCGAGTTTTGTAATGCCTTAAATAGGCAAGCTCTTCGGGGCGCTCAACCCCTTCTGCTACTAGTTCTAAATGCTCTTGATTGGTAATGTCGATGAGGGAGCTTACAACAACTTGAGAAAACTGATCTGTTTCTATATTACTAATAAGTGTGCGGTCTATTTTTATTTCGGTAAAGGGCAAGTTTTTAAGCTGGCTCATGTTAGTAAAGCCAACGCCAAAATCGTCAAGCGATAAACCAAAACCATGCATTCTTAAGCGGTTTAATGTTTCTAATTGGCTTAGGCTTGAAAGCGCATGTTGTTCGGTTATCTCAATAATAATATCACTAGGTTTAAGCTGGTTAAGTTTTAATATAAGTAATAGCTTATTTGGGCAGCTAAGATCGTTTAACTGCATGGGAGATAAGTTAAATGCCAGTTTTAAATTTTGTCCTAGCTGTTCTTTTATATTTTCGAAATCACTGGTGGCTTTTTCAAAGAGCGCAAATGTAATTTCATTAATTAGATCATGTTGCTCAGCAAGGCTAATAAAACGAGCTGGTAAAATTATACTACCGTCGGTATTTGACACAATACGCGCTAATACTTCAGCACTTTTTATTTTACTGGTATTAATACATATTTTAGGTTGATAAAACGGCGTTATTTCGTCATTTTTTAATGCGTTAATAAGCTCTGTTTTTGAAATAGCAGGTTCTTTTATTAAAGTGTGGCTATTTAAATAGGCAACTTTATTTAACAAGGAGCCTACTTGAGTTAATTGTACGGGCTTAGAAATATTACCGATAAGGTGAGCATTATGCTGCTTGGCTAAGTTGGCAGCTAAACTAATTACCTTATGCTCCATTTCAGAAATAATAATAATGGCGCCTTGGTAATTTAGCTCTCCTAAATGGCGTATTAGCTCCATGCCATCCATTTCAGGCATGTTTAAATCGGTAAAAATGGCATCAAAATAGTTTATGTCACGTTTAACTTTTTCTAGCGCTTTTGTAGCACTTAGGCAAGTGGTTATGGTTTCTGACATATCTAACTCAGCGAGGATTGCTTCCATTACAATTAAAATAGCTTTTGAGTCATCAACGACCAGAATATTAGGCACTACTTTTTTCACTGTTATCCCTTTCAATGCATAGTGTGTATTACTATAAAAGTAGTAGATTCTCATGTGTTTGTCATTCTTTTAATGTGTATATTAGCCGGCTAATAAAAAGTTGTTATTAATCATGCTCGCTCGTGTTTTTTAGCTGAGTCGGTATACTAGCGCTATTGTTTTAAACGGTTTTAATTATGATAAGAATAGAACTTAAGTTAGCCGATCAGCCCTTTACACTTATGGTTTCTGGGCAAAAAGTTGTGCAGATATTTCATAGTCAACAAGCTATTACTTTTGATAATCCCCGCGACAACTATTATCAATTTACTTTTGATAACAAACTAATAGGTATTGATAGCTCATTGGTAAATGAGCAGAGTATTTCGTTGTTTGTAAACGATGAGTTTGCTACGCAACTTGCTTTACCTGCAGCTACTGGCGGTGAAACTAAAAAAGGCTGGCTAGGATTGGCCGCACTTGGTTTTAAGCTATTTAAAAGTGCCAAAGTAATTAAGGTGGTGTTAGCGGGAGCGTCAGTTGCCGGCTATGCCTGGTTATTCAGTATTGAGTTTGCACTTATGCTTATTGCTTGCTTAGTGGTGCATGAATACGGCCATGTGCGTGCCATGCAATATTTTGGCATTAAAACCAAAGGCATTTATTTAATTCCGTTTGTAGGCGGGCTTGCAGTAAGTGATGATAAAATTACCACGCGTTGGCAAGATGTAGTGATTTCTTTAATGGGCCCCGCGTTTGGGCTTATAACGTCAGTATTAAGTTTAGTGTTGTACTACGCTACCGAAATGGAAATATTTGCCGGTGTTGCTGTGCTTAGCGCTTTACTTAACTTATTTAATTTACTGCCTATTTTACCGCTTGATGGTGGCCATGTATTAAAAAGTATTAGCTTTTCTATGCGCTCATGGGTCGGTTTAAGTGTGTGTTTATTGGGAGTACTGTTTGGTTTATGGCTCAGTTACACCTTTGGTTTAATGTTGTTGGTGTTCTTTTTGTTTATTGGTGCGCTGGAAATTGTATTTGAATGGCGC encodes:
- a CDS encoding YifB family Mg chelatase-like AAA ATPase, which codes for MSLARIYSRAQVGINAPEVIVEVHLGNGLPAFHIVGLPEASVKESKDRVRSALENSKFGFPDQRITVNLAPADLPKDGGRFDLAIAVGILVASGQIVCSDIHKYEFYGELALNGEIRGVNAILPSVLAAKEQDRCCFLPLANDSLASLVNGVKRKAVSSIAEVWGDLLNQQPLPLNIQYPDCTQAPDFLLDLSDVKGQPGAKRVLEIAAAGGHNLLFLGPPGTGKSMLAQRMATIMPTMSDDEAIATAALYSIIGQSIDLTNWRQRPFRNPHHTCSAVALVGGSSNPKPGEISLAHNGVLFLDELPEFERKVLDSLREPMETGTVTISRAARQMEFPAQFQLITALNPSPTGCHNDKRATPDQVMRYLSRVSGPFIDRIDLQIELPRLTSVELQSSKPEETSAVVRARVEAAYYLQLKRQGKVNARLNNKEMSIHCDLASTELQFLARASEKLALSPRSYHRIIKVARTISDLKGAERISLNELKEALNYRAFERLLAQLTKY
- a CDS encoding response regulator transcription factor; its protein translation is MTIHVLLVEDDELLVKRIQNHFTNTEFTIEVDPTGADALSTIRSRVNLRGAFSLAIIDIVLPKRDGLQLAKELNTLTDIGVILLSSRDSQADRIAGLAQGADDYICKPVDLLELELRMRALYKRIAHLNSDNDKNDDNGEEFIEYADFKLHPDNRTLITATGAESRLTEAEHKVLICLIGNAGKATSREKISEEIGQPDWSPNDRTVDVLIGRLRKKLNDEKDQKRIVTVRGKGYMLSI
- a CDS encoding alpha/beta hydrolase family protein, which gives rise to MKLNALWRHSNKLFKHSFALFTLSSLSFAAFAVPLDKSKIQFIGPLAENMQLKPFQTAQSDSIISNLLPQLQLPVANFSVFDKKHSWQPFNKINALTLGGLQALKFNIETTRFSQGTLTLKGIEQGQLFINGELQKADNSSYKLALNNGSHTAIIVAQQVANWHDVILDFAPKTPSDNITLSTSQTKRLSAKQLFDAPTISGLSLAPNSEHYITTTRRFNDKTLNQANNVTELKNTDNQTLYRFEAEQPSNLIWSPDNRFLVYLLNGELKQLNRKNLSIKTLSTRLEGASGFTFYNEHSVIFSWSNPASDKGNDKLTKHYKGLQDRWSYARSVSQVYMLDTQSGLIKTLSQGPLSHSFEDFNNKRGKLLMSRPVVAMQASTHPETELVELDLKSNKLTSLGKFKTFNQAKYANKDVYVVAGPDFKNGAGRALPKEMLANNYDGQLYLLTDGGKNVKALSKQFDPAIGRLSVLNNGDALLKVTEHDTQPLYLFDLSKQRFKKLNTGLDIVEQFSYSNERNIEILLSGTTASSPQQLKRFNISKNTAKIVWDSKPLSYANTQIPTLEEFNFTNKNGVEISGRVYIPNNLDKTKKHPALVYYYGGTSPVTRGFTGRYPFNLWAANGYVVYVIQPTGATGFGQKFSAQHVNAWGNYTSDDIIAGTQAFLNKYNYVDSKKVGNLGASYGGFMTMHLATKTDLFSASISHAGISNLTSYWGEGWWGYLYSGEASKNSFPWNNPELYSKHSPVFNADKVTTPMLLIHGDSDTNVPVGESLTMYTALKLLNKDVELIEYKGANHQIIARDKRFDWWNTMLAYFDKKLKNEPQWWDYLYPND
- a CDS encoding hemolysin family protein → MTLLIVYMVVAIVISFLCSVMEAVLLSISPSYVALLRKKQPVLAKQLEKLKNNIDQPLAAILTLNTVAHTAGAAGVGAQAAIVFSDAAVGVASAVMTLFVLVFSEIIPKTLGANYWRVLTPSVTYCLRFLVILLKPFVWLAQKLTNLMGPKHDQAYYIRQEIEAMADIGTESGALHQDESEIIRNLLHFRHAKLCDLMTPRTVIFKVHKDLTVNEYLNLHGSSSFSRILVFDKDTDDIIGFVHKNDIMLACHRLGSDYKISKLVKPIYTVPSSQNASSLLQTLLTDRTHICLVVDEYGDVQGIVTLEDMIEALMGLEIVDERDQSTNMRAVAKQRWHKRLANSKNLVTEEDKHPRGDN
- a CDS encoding EAL domain-containing response regulator is translated as MKKVVPNILVVDDSKAILIVMEAILAELDMSETITTCLSATKALEKVKRDINYFDAIFTDLNMPEMDGMELIRHLGELNYQGAIIIISEMEHKVISLAANLAKQHNAHLIGNISKPVQLTQVGSLLNKVAYLNSHTLIKEPAISKTELINALKNDEITPFYQPKICINTSKIKSAEVLARIVSNTDGSIILPARFISLAEQHDLINEITFALFEKATSDFENIKEQLGQNLKLAFNLSPMQLNDLSCPNKLLLILKLNQLKPSDIIIEITEQHALSSLSQLETLNRLRMHGFGLSLDDFGVGFTNMSQLKNLPFTEIKIDRTLISNIETDQFSQVVVSSLIDITNQEHLELVAEGVERPEELAYLRHYKTRLAIQGFLFSRPKSKSEFIDWAQYWIKVTGNTINYKPPS
- a CDS encoding metalloprotease, with product MIRIELKLADQPFTLMVSGQKVVQIFHSQQAITFDNPRDNYYQFTFDNKLIGIDSSLVNEQSISLFVNDEFATQLALPAATGGETKKGWLGLAALGFKLFKSAKVIKVVLAGASVAGYAWLFSIEFALMLIACLVVHEYGHVRAMQYFGIKTKGIYLIPFVGGLAVSDDKITTRWQDVVISLMGPAFGLITSVLSLVLYYATEMEIFAGVAVLSALLNLFNLLPILPLDGGHVLKSISFSMRSWVGLSVCLLGVLFGLWLSYTFGLMLLVFFLFIGALEIVFEWRGRHTSHLMPLDKYGQGFSAVMYALVVAGHIAVMMHFADSENPILSLPMKILSS